In a genomic window of Brassica rapa cultivar Chiifu-401-42 chromosome A10, CAAS_Brap_v3.01, whole genome shotgun sequence:
- the LOC103845367 gene encoding telomere repeat-binding protein 1 isoform X2, with protein MVSHKCVEEFSLQFPANARAPRSARKRSFKKEEITENDKTCAIDLLATVAENLLSETGSSHMSIDKPVEDHCLVKEEFPVEDKPLKPATLPEFNPYQGSSMSPCGFSSVISGKVEIEAEGFSHSGGIDSCQAGQDLKPSVDGGAVVLDARPNGVGSLGGSSSRTKVPSMGAGVSLGALDDVHMFSRDDDENFSGYICPRVTKKSPRSVPRVGDRRIRKILASRHWKGGSRHSEAKSWRNYYLHHQRSYPIKKRKYFDHISDSVSDDYRLRSKMQRGSRAVSTMKGPGASFVSSDSHVRLRIKSFRVPELFVEIPETATVGSLKRMVMEAVSTLLSDGHRVGLMVQGKKVRDDNKTLHQTGISQDNTHLDSLDFSLEPSSEAPHLLSSNPSGHVCEELSMCRTSDMDTLFKTEPDLALFPSGSFDKETAADDSKALVHAALTELSPPQPPRHKSNKQQQQQQQTAQRRMRRPFSVTEVEALVQAVEKLGTGRWRDVKHSAFEDADHRTYVDLKDKWKTLVHTAKISPQQRRGEPVPQELLNRVLNAHGYWSQQHMETLALPKPESVLLL; from the exons ATGGTGTCGCATAAGTGTGTAGAAGAATTCTCTTTACAGTTCCCTGCCAATGCTCGAGCCCCCAGATCAGCTAGG AAGCGCAGCTTCAAGAAGGAGGAGATAACTGAAAATGACAAAACGTGTGCTATTGATCTATTGGCCACCGTAGCTGAAAACTTGCTGTCTGAGACCGGAAGCTCTCACATGTCTATTGACAAACCGGTTGAAGACCATTGTCTCGTTAAAGAGGAGTTCCCTGTGGAAGATAAACCCTTAAAGCCTGCAACTTTACCCGAGTTTAATCCTTATCAGGGATCATCAATGAGCCCTTGCGGTTTCAGTTCTGTGATCAGTGGCAAAGTGGAGATCGAGGCTGAGGGTTTTAGCCACTCTGGTGGTATTGATTCTTGTCAAGCCGGTCAGGATTTGAAACCGAGTGTAGATGGCGGTGCTGTAGTTCTGGATGCGAGACCTAATGGTGTGGGTAGTTTAGGTGGTAGTAGCAGTAGGACCAAAGTGCCTTCAATGGGGGCTGGTGTGTCTCTTGGCGCTTTGGATGATGTACATATGTTTAGTAGAGATGATGATGAAAACTTTTCTGGGTATATATGCCCTCGTGTTACCAAAAAGTCACCTAGGTCTGTGCCGCGCGTTGGAGACAGAAGAATCAGGAAGATATTGGCTTCTAGGCACTGGAAGGGAGGTTCAAGACATTCAG AAGCAAAATCATGGAGGAACTATTACTTGCATCATCAGAGGAGCTATCCTatcaagaaaaggaaatactTTGACCACATCTCTGACTCAGTGTCTGATGATTATCGTCTGCGCTCTAAGATGCAAAGAG GCAGCAGAGCTGTTTCTACTATGAAAGGTCCAGGTGCATCCTTTGTGTCAAGCGACTCTCATG tgAGACTGCGGATCAAGTCATTCAGGGTGCCAGAGCTTTTCGTAGAGATTCCAGAAACCGCTACTGTTGGCTCCTTGAAG AGAATGGTGATGGAGGCAGTGAGCACTTTATTGAGTGATGGACACCGAGTTGGTCTGATGGTTCAAGGGAAGAAAGTCAGAGACGATAACAAAACACTTCATCAAACTGGGATCTCTCAGGATAACACCCACTTGGACTCTCTTGATTTCAGCCTTGAACCTAGCTCAGAAGCTCCTCATCTCTTATCTAG caACCCGTCGGGACATGTCTGCGAGGAACTATCCATGTGCCGTACTTCTGACATGGACACGTTGTTCAAAACTGAGCCTGATTTAGCACTGTTCCCATCAGGCTCGTTTGACAAGGAAACTGCAGCAGATGATTCAAAAGCTCTGGTTCATGCTGCGCTCACCGAACTGTCTCCTCCTCAACCGCCTCGTCATAAATCTAataagcagcagcagcagcagcaacagacTGCACAGCGAAGAATGCGTCGACCTTTCTCTGTTACTGAAGTAGAAGCACTTGTTCAAGCAGTTGAGAAACTCGGTACTGGCAG GTGGAGAGATGTTAAGCATAGTGCTTTCGAAGATGCAGACCACCGCACTTACGTTGATCTCAAG GACAAGTGGAAAACGCTGGTCCATACGGCAAAGATATCGCCACAGCAGAGGAGAGGAGAGCCAGTGCCGCAGGAACTTCTAAACAGGGTCTTGAACGCTCACGGCTACTGGTCACAGCAACACATGGAGACACTGGCTCTGCCTAAACCAGAGTCTGTGTTGCTTCTCTAA
- the LOC103845371 gene encoding uncharacterized protein LOC103845371 has protein sequence MAKREISSTLRNLKFMQRSALKEEKKKKIDDDNANFTPSPGSVSKKCVVITDWDPQPRALLGRLSFQSFNPSIEKLNEEVITGGKTDASPIGSSSNGGRMSFSEPKVKTSRETNADLKRKQSQEGVSEEQKHPSKSPRSSDKPSPSNKKGNGFKKPKSWQPKPQTKH, from the exons ATGGCGAAGAGAGAGATCAGTAGCACTCTGAGAAATCTTAAG TTTATGCAAAGGTCTGCTTtaaaagaggagaagaagaagaagattgatgATGATAATGCGAATTTTACTCCTTCCCCCGGTTCTGTTTCAAAGAAGTG TGTGGTCATAACAGACTGGGATCCTCAGCCAAGAGCGTTGTTAGGACGCTTGTCATTTCAGTCTTTCAACCCCTCTATCGAG AAACTGAATGAAGAGGTGATAACCGGTGGAAAAACAGATGCTTCTCCCATAGGCTCTAGCAGTAATGGAGGAAGGATGTCTTTTAG TGAACCTAAGGTTAAGACAAGCCGGGAAACAAATGCTGACTTGAAAAGGAAACAGTCTCAGGAGGGAGTCTCTGAGGAACAAAAACATCCAAGCAAGTCCCCTAGGAGCAGTGACAAACCATCACCGAGCAACAAAAAAGGCAACGGTTTCAAGAAACCCAAGAGCTGGCAACCAAAACCTCAAACCAAACACTAG
- the LOC103845367 gene encoding telomere repeat-binding protein 1 isoform X1, with amino-acid sequence MVSHKCVEEFSLQFPANARAPRSARKKRSFKKEEITENDKTCAIDLLATVAENLLSETGSSHMSIDKPVEDHCLVKEEFPVEDKPLKPATLPEFNPYQGSSMSPCGFSSVISGKVEIEAEGFSHSGGIDSCQAGQDLKPSVDGGAVVLDARPNGVGSLGGSSSRTKVPSMGAGVSLGALDDVHMFSRDDDENFSGYICPRVTKKSPRSVPRVGDRRIRKILASRHWKGGSRHSEAKSWRNYYLHHQRSYPIKKRKYFDHISDSVSDDYRLRSKMQRGSRAVSTMKGPGASFVSSDSHVRLRIKSFRVPELFVEIPETATVGSLKRMVMEAVSTLLSDGHRVGLMVQGKKVRDDNKTLHQTGISQDNTHLDSLDFSLEPSSEAPHLLSSNPSGHVCEELSMCRTSDMDTLFKTEPDLALFPSGSFDKETAADDSKALVHAALTELSPPQPPRHKSNKQQQQQQQTAQRRMRRPFSVTEVEALVQAVEKLGTGRWRDVKHSAFEDADHRTYVDLKDKWKTLVHTAKISPQQRRGEPVPQELLNRVLNAHGYWSQQHMETLALPKPESVLLL; translated from the exons ATGGTGTCGCATAAGTGTGTAGAAGAATTCTCTTTACAGTTCCCTGCCAATGCTCGAGCCCCCAGATCAGCTAGG AAGAAGCGCAGCTTCAAGAAGGAGGAGATAACTGAAAATGACAAAACGTGTGCTATTGATCTATTGGCCACCGTAGCTGAAAACTTGCTGTCTGAGACCGGAAGCTCTCACATGTCTATTGACAAACCGGTTGAAGACCATTGTCTCGTTAAAGAGGAGTTCCCTGTGGAAGATAAACCCTTAAAGCCTGCAACTTTACCCGAGTTTAATCCTTATCAGGGATCATCAATGAGCCCTTGCGGTTTCAGTTCTGTGATCAGTGGCAAAGTGGAGATCGAGGCTGAGGGTTTTAGCCACTCTGGTGGTATTGATTCTTGTCAAGCCGGTCAGGATTTGAAACCGAGTGTAGATGGCGGTGCTGTAGTTCTGGATGCGAGACCTAATGGTGTGGGTAGTTTAGGTGGTAGTAGCAGTAGGACCAAAGTGCCTTCAATGGGGGCTGGTGTGTCTCTTGGCGCTTTGGATGATGTACATATGTTTAGTAGAGATGATGATGAAAACTTTTCTGGGTATATATGCCCTCGTGTTACCAAAAAGTCACCTAGGTCTGTGCCGCGCGTTGGAGACAGAAGAATCAGGAAGATATTGGCTTCTAGGCACTGGAAGGGAGGTTCAAGACATTCAG AAGCAAAATCATGGAGGAACTATTACTTGCATCATCAGAGGAGCTATCCTatcaagaaaaggaaatactTTGACCACATCTCTGACTCAGTGTCTGATGATTATCGTCTGCGCTCTAAGATGCAAAGAG GCAGCAGAGCTGTTTCTACTATGAAAGGTCCAGGTGCATCCTTTGTGTCAAGCGACTCTCATG tgAGACTGCGGATCAAGTCATTCAGGGTGCCAGAGCTTTTCGTAGAGATTCCAGAAACCGCTACTGTTGGCTCCTTGAAG AGAATGGTGATGGAGGCAGTGAGCACTTTATTGAGTGATGGACACCGAGTTGGTCTGATGGTTCAAGGGAAGAAAGTCAGAGACGATAACAAAACACTTCATCAAACTGGGATCTCTCAGGATAACACCCACTTGGACTCTCTTGATTTCAGCCTTGAACCTAGCTCAGAAGCTCCTCATCTCTTATCTAG caACCCGTCGGGACATGTCTGCGAGGAACTATCCATGTGCCGTACTTCTGACATGGACACGTTGTTCAAAACTGAGCCTGATTTAGCACTGTTCCCATCAGGCTCGTTTGACAAGGAAACTGCAGCAGATGATTCAAAAGCTCTGGTTCATGCTGCGCTCACCGAACTGTCTCCTCCTCAACCGCCTCGTCATAAATCTAataagcagcagcagcagcagcaacagacTGCACAGCGAAGAATGCGTCGACCTTTCTCTGTTACTGAAGTAGAAGCACTTGTTCAAGCAGTTGAGAAACTCGGTACTGGCAG GTGGAGAGATGTTAAGCATAGTGCTTTCGAAGATGCAGACCACCGCACTTACGTTGATCTCAAG GACAAGTGGAAAACGCTGGTCCATACGGCAAAGATATCGCCACAGCAGAGGAGAGGAGAGCCAGTGCCGCAGGAACTTCTAAACAGGGTCTTGAACGCTCACGGCTACTGGTCACAGCAACACATGGAGACACTGGCTCTGCCTAAACCAGAGTCTGTGTTGCTTCTCTAA
- the LOC103845368 gene encoding thymidylate kinase isoform X2, with product MNRKSDFNGRFLSQTKPSEPLEGFSLGLCQKPKLLTLSDSFLSIFFSSSYNPATFHTTWTNLLLMFRTSIGSRALALPPRSFNYLSSSSVRMENLTFFSEAGAKPRGALIVVEGLDRSGKSTQCAKLRSFLESSGHPTELWRFPDRETSVGQMISAYLSNKSQLDDRTIHLLFSANRWEKRSLMEEKLKGGTTLIVDRYSYSGVAFSSAKGLGIEWCKAPEVGLLAPDSVLYLDISPERAAERGGYGDERYERVDFQKKVSEFYQTLRDSSWKIIDAGDSMEEVEKKIQQVVLDKVKECALGKSLSLLWSS from the exons ATGAATCGGAAATCAGATTTCAACGGCCGGTTCTTGAGTCAGACTAAACCCTCTGAGCCGCTTGAAGGGTTCTCTCTTGGACTCTGCCAAAAACCTAAGCTTCTCACACTCTCCGACTCTTTTTTATCGATCTTCTTCTCCAGCAGCTATAATCCGGCGACGTTTCACACCACCTGGACAAACCTCCTGTTGATGTTTCGGACAAGTATTGGTTCCAG AGCCTTAGCATTGCCACCAAGATCCTTCAACTATCTCTCAAGTTCATCAGTTCGAATGGAGAATCTAACCTTTTTTTCCGAAGCTGGTGCGAAGCCAAGAGGTGCATTGATAGTCGTAGAAGGACTTGACCGCAGCGGAAAATCAACGCAATGCGCTAAGTTACGCTCTTTCTTGGAGAGTTCAGGGCATCCGACCGAGCTCTGGAGGTTTCCCGACAGAGAGACAAGCGTCGGTCAGATGATATCCGCGTATCTATCTAATAAGTCGCAGTTAGATGATCGCACCATTCATCTCCTTTTCAGCGCCAACCGTTGGGAGAAGAG GTCGTTGATGGAGGAGAAGCTTAAGGGAGGAACTACGCTTATCGTTGATCGGTATTCGTATTCTGGTGTGGCTTTCTCATCAGCTAAAGGTCTTGGGATCGAGTGGTGCAAGGCGCCGGAAGTCGGGTTGCTGGCTCCGGATTCAGTGCTTTACCTTGACATCTCACCTGAGAGAGCTGCTGAGAGAGGTGGATATGGAGATGAGAGGTACGAAAGAGTTGATTTTCAGAAGAAAGTTTCTGAGTTTTATCAAACTCTACGTGATTCTTCATGGAAG ATAATCGATGCAGGTGATAGTATGGAGGAAGTAGAGAAGAAGATTCAACAAGTGGTGTTGGATAAAGTTAAAGAGTGTGCTCTAGGAAAGTCTCTTTCTCTCCTCTGGTCATCTTAG
- the LOC103845369 gene encoding scarecrow-like protein 11 — MDALLQVSVDGFRFDGSGSGSCCKPRNNLETQNQSSPPSICQDNAPVLKYINDMLMDEEDFVEDNLALEAAERSFHELLHQPPSSESSDQNSTSSGDHDCSFPSTTTTTTDSAGSLVSNGESQRKYRHRDNEEDDLENGRRNKQPAIFVSEMEELAAKFEHVLLVCKSNQEEDSSSTTTTTKKQNPPPPPNKATGRAKGSKAIKANAVDLRSLLTQCAQAVASFDHRRATEKLKEIRSNSSPSGDGIQRLAFYFAEALEARITGIISPPLCTAFPSSTTSMVDILKAYKLFVHVCPIYVADYFAANKSIYELALSSTKLHIIDFGVLYGFQWPCLLLALSKRPGGPPKLRVTGIELPQSGFRPSDRVEETGRRLKRFCDMFNVPFEFNFIAKKWESITLDEITITPGETTVVNCIHRLQYTPDETVSLDSPRDTVLKLFRDINPDLFVFAEINGTYNSPFFMTRFKEALFHFSSLFDMFDTTIQAEDEYKNRALLERELLVRDAMSVISSEGAERFARPETYKQWRVRILRAGFRPAMISKEILKGAKEIVRKRYHKDFLIDGDGNWMLQGWKGRVIYAFSCWKPAEKLTRDDHIII; from the coding sequence ATGGACGCTCTCCTTCAAGTCTCTGTAGATGGTTTCAGATTCGACGGATCTGGATCCGGATCTTGCTGCAAACCAAGAAACAACCTCGAGACTCAGAACCAGTCTTCACCACCGTCGATATGTCAAGACAACGCTCCCGTTCTCAAGTACATCAACGACATGCTGATGGACGAAGAAGACTTCGTGGAGGACAATTTAGCCTTAGAAGCCGCCGAGAGATCCTTCCACGAGCTACTCCACCAACCACCATCTTCCGAGTCTTCTGACCAGAACTCAACTTCCTCCGGCGACCACGACTGCAGCTTCCCCagcacaacaacaacaacaacagattCAGCAGGGTCGCTGGTTTCCAACGGAGAGTCTCAGAGAAAGTACCGTCATAGAGACAACGAAGAAGATGATCTTGAAAACGGGAGGAGAAACAAACAGCCAGCGATCTTTGTATCAGAGATGGAAGAGCTAGCAGCGAAGTTCGAGCACGTGTTGTTGGTATGCAAATCAAATCAAGAAGAAGACtcttcatcaacaacaacaacaacaaagaaacagaatcctcctcctccaccaaaCAAAGCAACAGGACGAGCAAAAGGCTCCAAGGCCATTAAAGCCAACGCAGTTGATCTCCGTAGTCTCTTGACTCAATGCGCACAAGCCGTAGCGAGCTTTGACCATCGTCGCGCTACGGAGAAGCTCAAGGAGATAAGATCAAACTCTTCTCCCAGCGGAGATGGGATACAAAGACTAGCGTTCTACTTCGCAGAAGCTCTGGAAGCGCGCATCACAGGCATCATCTCGCCGCCGCTTTGCACCGCGTTTCCCTCCAGCACGACGTCTATGGTCGACATCTTGAAGGCTTACAAGCTCTTCGTCCACGTTTGTCCCATCTACGTAGCTGACTACTTCGCTGCAAACAAGTCAATCTACGAGCTCGCGTTGTCATCAACAAAGCTACACATCATCGACTTTGGAGTTCTCTACGGGTTCCAATGGCCTTGTCTGTTACTAGCACTGTCTAAAAGACCAGGAGGACCTCCAAAGCTACGCGTGACTGGAATCGAGCTGCCGCAGTCTGGCTTCCGACCTTCGGATAGAGTAGAAGAGACTGGTCGGAGGTTGAAAAGGTTCTGCGATATGTTTAATGTTCCGTTTGAGTTCAACTTCATAGCCAAGAAATGGGAAAGCATCACTCTCGACGAGATAACCATCACTCCAGGAGAGACAACGGTCGTTAACTGCATTCACCGGTTACAGTACACTCCTGATGAGACTGTCTCACTGGACTCACCGAGAGACACGGTCCTGAAGCTCTTCAGAGACATCAACCCCGACCTCTTCGTGTTCGCTGAGATCAACGGGACGTACAACTCTCCTTTCTTCATGACGAGGTTCAAAGAAGCGCTCTTCCACTTCTCCTCCCTCTTCGACATGTTCGACACCACCATACAGGCCGAGGACGAGTACAAGAACAGGGCTCTCCTGGAGAGGGAGCTGCTTGTGAGAGACGCAATGAGCGTGATCTCCAGCGAGGGAGCTGAGAGGTTCGCGAGGCCTGAGACGTACAAGCAGTGGCGCGTTAGGATACTGAGAGCGGGGTTTAGGCCTGCGATGATAAGCAAGGAGATCTTGAAGGGAGCTAAGGAGATTGTGAGGAAACGTTACCATAAAGACTTTTTGATTGATGGTGATGGGAACTGGATGCTTCAGGGGTGGAAAGGGAGAGTCATCTATGCTTTTTCTTGCTGGAAACCTGCGGAGAAGTTGACAAGAGACGATCATATAATCATTTGA
- the LOC103845368 gene encoding thymidylate kinase isoform X1, with the protein MNRKSDFNGRFLSQTKPSEPLEGFSLGLCQKPKLLTLSDSFLSIFFSSSYNPATFHTTWTNLLLMFRTSIGSSFRALALPPRSFNYLSSSSVRMENLTFFSEAGAKPRGALIVVEGLDRSGKSTQCAKLRSFLESSGHPTELWRFPDRETSVGQMISAYLSNKSQLDDRTIHLLFSANRWEKRSLMEEKLKGGTTLIVDRYSYSGVAFSSAKGLGIEWCKAPEVGLLAPDSVLYLDISPERAAERGGYGDERYERVDFQKKVSEFYQTLRDSSWKIIDAGDSMEEVEKKIQQVVLDKVKECALGKSLSLLWSS; encoded by the exons ATGAATCGGAAATCAGATTTCAACGGCCGGTTCTTGAGTCAGACTAAACCCTCTGAGCCGCTTGAAGGGTTCTCTCTTGGACTCTGCCAAAAACCTAAGCTTCTCACACTCTCCGACTCTTTTTTATCGATCTTCTTCTCCAGCAGCTATAATCCGGCGACGTTTCACACCACCTGGACAAACCTCCTGTTGATGTTTCGGACAAGTATTGGTTCCAG tttcagAGCCTTAGCATTGCCACCAAGATCCTTCAACTATCTCTCAAGTTCATCAGTTCGAATGGAGAATCTAACCTTTTTTTCCGAAGCTGGTGCGAAGCCAAGAGGTGCATTGATAGTCGTAGAAGGACTTGACCGCAGCGGAAAATCAACGCAATGCGCTAAGTTACGCTCTTTCTTGGAGAGTTCAGGGCATCCGACCGAGCTCTGGAGGTTTCCCGACAGAGAGACAAGCGTCGGTCAGATGATATCCGCGTATCTATCTAATAAGTCGCAGTTAGATGATCGCACCATTCATCTCCTTTTCAGCGCCAACCGTTGGGAGAAGAG GTCGTTGATGGAGGAGAAGCTTAAGGGAGGAACTACGCTTATCGTTGATCGGTATTCGTATTCTGGTGTGGCTTTCTCATCAGCTAAAGGTCTTGGGATCGAGTGGTGCAAGGCGCCGGAAGTCGGGTTGCTGGCTCCGGATTCAGTGCTTTACCTTGACATCTCACCTGAGAGAGCTGCTGAGAGAGGTGGATATGGAGATGAGAGGTACGAAAGAGTTGATTTTCAGAAGAAAGTTTCTGAGTTTTATCAAACTCTACGTGATTCTTCATGGAAG ATAATCGATGCAGGTGATAGTATGGAGGAAGTAGAGAAGAAGATTCAACAAGTGGTGTTGGATAAAGTTAAAGAGTGTGCTCTAGGAAAGTCTCTTTCTCTCCTCTGGTCATCTTAG